In a single window of the Vitis vinifera cultivar Pinot Noir 40024 chromosome 6, ASM3070453v1 genome:
- the LOC100253027 gene encoding amino acid transporter AVT1I, which translates to MEAQAHVEEFSHTIPLMHDEINRGVDSSTLGTTTFFQTCFNGLNALSGVGILSIPYALASGGWLSLILLLAVAFISFYTGLLIQRCMDVDSNIRTYPDISERAFGNNGKMIVSILMSIELYLVATGFLILEGDNLQNLFPNIGFEILGLRIGGKQSFTIIVGLIVLPSVWFDNMSILSYISVSGILACVIIIGSILWVGAFDGVGFHGTQTILNWSGIPTSLSLYTFCFSAHLVFPTLYTSMKDKRRFSNALAICYLFCTITYTSMATLGCLMFGSKVQSQITLNLPIDKLSSRVAVYTTLISPLSKYALMVRPILDATENWFPCDYSKSPLRFVMKTSLVISTIVAALALPFFGYLMSIVGACLSVTASILLPCLCYLKISGTYRRFGFELVIIGGIMLMGILVAVLGTYTSLVQLIEHL; encoded by the exons ATGGAAGCCCAAGCACATGTGGAGGAGTTTTCTCACACCATACCTTTGATGCATGACGAGATCAACCGTGGGGTGGACTCCAGTACTCTGGGCACTACTACTTTCTTTCAGACCTGTTTCAATGGTCTCAATGCTTTGTCag GAGTTGGAATACTTTCAATTCCATATGCACTTGCATCAGGAGGGTGGTTGAGCTTGATACTTCTATTAGCTGTTGCCTTCATATCTTTCTACACAGGCCTGTTGATTCAAAGATGTATGGATGTAGATTCAAATATCCGAACTTACCCTGACATCAGTGAGCGAGCTTTTGGGAACAATGGAAAAATGATCGTCTCAATTCTCATGTCTATAGAGCTGTACCTGGTGGCAACAGGGTTCCTAATTCTAGAAGGAGATAACTTACAGAATTTATTTCCAAACATAGGGTTTGAAATTTTAGGCCTAAGAATTGGAGGGAAGCAAAGCTTCACAATAATCGTTGGCCTTATCGTTTTGCCCTCGGTCTGGTTCGACAACATGAGTATTCTTTCTTATATCTCAGTAAGTGGTATTTTAGCTTGTGTTATCATCATTGGATCGATTTTGTGGGTTGGTGCATTTGATGGAGTTGGATTTCATGGAACACAAACAATTCTAAATTGGAGTGGAATTCCCACGTCTCTCAGCTTATATACTTTTTGTTTCTCCGCTCATCTAGTCTTTCCTACGCTCTACACTTCCATGAAAGACAAACGTCGCTTCTCAAAT GCCTTGGCTATTTGCTATCTCTTCTGTACGATTACTTACACATCAATGGCAACTTTGGGATGCTTAATGTTTGGGTCCAAGGTACAATCTCAGATAACTTTAAATCTCCCAATCGATAAACTCAGCTCTAGAGTTGCAGTATACACCACTCTGATCAGTCCCCTATCAAAATATGCATTGATGGTTAGACCAATTTTGGATGCTACTGAAAACTGGTTTCCATGTGACTACTCCAAAAGTCCCTTAAGATTTGTAATGAAGACCAGCTTGGTGATCAGCACCATTGTTGCAGCCCTGGCACTCCCTTTTTTCGGATATCTCATGTCGATAGTTGGAGCATGTTTGAGTGTCACAGCTTCAATTTTGCTTCCATGCTTATGCTACTTGAAGATTTCTGGCACTTACAGAAGATTTGGATTTGAGTTGGTGATTATAGGGGGGATTATGCTAATGGGTATTTTAGTTGCAGTATTGGGTACATATACATCTCTAGTACAGCTAATAGAGCATTTGTAA